In Leptospira bouyouniensis, the sequence CAACATAATGGAAACTGAAGTGGAAGCACCTGGACTAGCACCGAGTAATGCGGCAAGTGTTCCATCCTTTGCAGACACAACTTCCGTACCAAATTCTAAAACCCCACCTTCTTCTTCATCTTTTTTTATCACTTGCACTCTTTGCCCTGCGACTACAAGTTCCCAGTCTTCTGATTTTACTTCTGGAAAATATTCTTTTAGAGCTTCAATTCTGTCTTCATGAGATTGAATCGCTTGGCTAATTAAATACTTCGTTAATGGTAAATTGTGCATCCCAGCTGATAACATAGGGAAAATATTATCAAACTCTAATGATTTCACTAAATCTAAATAAGAACCTTTTTTTAAAAATTTTGTCGTGAAACCAGCGTAAGGTCCAAATAGTAGTTCTTTTTTGCCTTCAATGATCCTTGTATCTAAATGGGGGACTGACATGGGAGGAGAACCAACGTTTGCCTTACCGTATACTTTCGCAAAATGTTCCTTAATGATATTACGATTTTTACATCGTAACCATTGTCCACTCACTGGAAATCCACCAAAACCTTCTGCCTCTGGAATATCTGATTTTTCAAGTAGGGGAAGACTTCCTCCACCTGCACCTATGAAAACAAATTTTGCTTCATGATGTTCTTTTTCATGGGTCTGTAAGTTATGTGAAGTTAGGTGCCAGTTCCCATTCTCACTTCTTTCTAAATCTTTTACATCTTCAAAATAATGAACATGGACATCCGAAAAACTTTCTAAATAGCGAAACATAGAACGGGTGAGTGTACCAAAATTGACATCGGTTCCCAAGTCCATTCTTGTGGCAGCTACCTTCTCATAAGGATCTCTTCCTTTCATTACAAGTGGGAGCCATTGTGCAATGGTTTGTCGGTCTTCTGTATAAGTAAGCCCTTTAAACAACTCATATTGGTTTAAAGCAGAATATCTTTTCTCTAAAAAACGAACATTTTCATCTCCCCAAACAAAACTATAATGGGGAACCGAATGGATGAAATCTTCGGGATCAATGATTTGTTTGATCCCAGAAAGGTAACTCCAAAACTCTTTAGAGATTTCAAATGATTCTGCAATTTGGAGTGCTTTTTTCGTTTGGATCGAACCATCTTCGTTTTCGACTGTATAATTCAATTCACAAAATGCGGAGTGTCCTGTACCTGCATTATTCCAAGCATTTGAACTCTCGCGTGCCGCAGCATCTAGTCTTTCCAAAACAGTGATTGTTAGGTGAGGGTTTAATTCTTTCAATAGAAGCCCTAGTGTTGCGCTCATAATTCCTGCTCCAATGAGAATCACATCGGATTTGGTTCGAACTGTATCTTTTTCTTTCATTCTATCCTACTGACGTCAATATTCGAGACTTTCTTTATCAAAAACCTGTCCAATAGATAGGGTTATCTCATTGAAAGTATTCTTCCTATTTTTGTCCGTTCTGACATCCTTACTTGGATTTATCTATTACTATTCTACCTTTCGATTAATCTCAGGACTTTCACTGGTTGGACCCGTGGTAACAGTGATTTTAATTGGGATTGGAGCACTTGTACTACTCGTACCTATCACATATATTTTTAGCCGTGTATCAAAACGTGAAAAAACCCAAACATTTTTTGCCTATGTCTCTTTTACAAATTTTGGTTTTTTTTCCATCCTGTTTACGTTGGTCCTATTTATGGACTTACTCCGAGTAGTTGATTTGGGTATTGTCTCAGAATATTCTCAGTTACTTTTCACCACATTACTTCGATTTGGTTTTCCAATTGATGGAATCACGGAAGTAAAAAATTTCAGTTTGGCTTTTTCAACAATCGTAATTGCAACTGCTCTAAGTTCTTTAGGATTTTACAATGCACATGTTCGTTTGAGATACAAACATACCAAAATCAAAGACAAGAATTTACACTCTGACCTAAAAGGTTTTAAGATAGTTCAGATCTCTGACGTTCATATAGGACCAACGATCAAAGAAAAGTTTCTTCGTCGCGTGGTTGCAAAAATCAACGTTCAAACACCAGATGTGGTTGTGATCACCGGAGACCTCGTGGATGGGCCAGCTGCCACTCTCAAACACCATCTAAAACCACTTGCTGATATAAAATCCAAATATGGAACATTTTATGTAACAGGGAATCATGAATATTATTCTGGTGTTTTACCTTGGTTACCGGAAATTGAAGCGTTAGGTATCCGCGTATTGCTAAATGAAAACCAAATAATCAATATCGGGTCTGCCAAGTTACTTATGGCCGGTGTGACAGATTTAACAGCAGGTTCAATGATCAAATCCCATCAAACAAATCCCAAGCGAGCTATGTTGGGGGGAGAGAATAGTGATTATAAGATATTACTCGCACACCAACCAAATAGTGTCTATGAGGCAAACAAAATTGGATTTGATCTTCAAATTTCAGGCCATACACATGGTGGACAATTTTTTCCTGGCAACATATTGATTTATTTTGCACAGAAATTTGTAGCTGGTCTTCATGATTATAAGGGAACAAAGATTTATGTAAGTCGTGGGACAGGGTATTGGGGGCCTCCATTTCGATTGGGTGCCCCTTCTGAAATTTCAGTGTTGGAATTACAATCCTTGGATTAATTCACTTGCTTTGGCAAACAATCGTTCACTCTGAACAAATTTCACAGACTGTTTCTTAATCAAAAAAAATGAAAAGGGATGATGTCTCTTCGCTTTTTTGAAATCATTGTCAAACAGAAAGGATGGTTCCAGGGGAATGACAGAAAATCAGTTAATCAGGAAATTGACATTTGCCATCGAAGCGCCCTTATACTTATTAATTTTTCCCTATTTTATCAACTTTTGTTTATTTGCTTCGAGTTTTGATACAGAAACTCTGATCAAATTGGCTATCCTCGGCACTTTGCTTTCTTTGATTCCTTTGGTTGTCGGCATTACGCTGAGAAATCGTAGACTCAAACATTTGTTAAGTTACTCTCAAATTACCGATATCGAAACATTATCAAATCTTAAAAAAGGATTATTGGAGCACCCTCATTGGGAAGGTAAGGTGATACTCATCCGTTGGACTGTATCTATATTTGGGTTTTCGCTATTGTCAATTTCGGTATTGGGTTTGCCTTCACGTGAAATTTTTGCTTTACCATACGCTTGTGTGATGCTTGTACCAATTATTTATTTAGCATTTTATTTTCAAACGGAAGTATATTTAAGTTCTGTGCTGAAAAACAAAGTGTTTGCATCGATTCATTTGGACGAATCTAAGTTTCGCATTTTTGGTGTCTTCCAACGGAATCTTTTTACAATGTTGGCTGTTGCATTATTACCAATTTTAACCTTCGGTTATTATTTATTTTTACTGATAGCTACAGATTTTAGATCTCCCTATTGGGTTTACCAAATGCCAATTGTATCAATTATGATGGTTGTTATCATGATTTACTCGGCATATGTTGGGAGCAAATCATTAAAGGAAGACATAGGGAATTTAAATCTTTCGATAGAAAAGTTATCTAATGGAGAACTTGCAGATACGATCCCACAACTATCAGCCACCAATTTGAGTCATACCATTGCTAAGTTAAATCTATTTATGGATTCGTTGCGAGTTTATTTCCAAACTGCAAAAAGAGAGGCTGTTTCCTTATCGCAAACATCCAAAATCATTCTAGACAAAGGAGTTGTCATCGATTCTCAAGTTGTATCGGAAAAAAACAAAATTGATTCTACCTTCGATTCCGTTAACCAAATCCAAAGTTTATCAAAGTCAACATTTGAACGTGTGTTAACCCAAAAAGAAAAAACCAATTTTTTGGCTAAAGAATTAACGAGTGTTACTATTGAAATGACAAACCTTTCGAAAAAAGCGGATGAATTATCGCAAAACACAATCCATTCTATTGGCACTGTGAATTTAGCAAAAGATGCGATACAATCTGCTTATGAAAAAGTGGAACAAATGAATCAAATGAGTGAAAATATAAAATCGGCAATTTCTATCGTTGAAGATATTTCTGACCGAGTGAATTTGCTTTCCTTAAACGCATCGATAGAAGCTGCACGCGCAGGCTCCATGGGTCGTGGGTTTGCAGTGGTTGCCAGTGAAGTTTCAAGGCTAGCAGACGAAACTGCAAAAAACATAGAAGAGATCAAAAGAGTTGTGAAATTATCCCAAGTGGCTTCCAAAGAAAGTTTGGAATCAATGAAAGAAATCATCAAAACCAATGAGGATGTTAAAACGAAATTTGAAGAGATATCTGAGGTAGTACAGATGTTTGGCCGAACCAGTGAAACGAGTTCCGAAAATGTAAAATCACTCAAAGAAATGGTCGGAGAGTTTCAAATGGATGCTGAGAAAATCACAAGTGAGATGGAATTACAAACTATTTACACAGAGAATTCTAATTCCAACTTACAAGAGTTATGGGAAAATCATTCTCGAATTTCGACGACATTCGCTCAAATATCCGAAGAAGCAAATCGATTGCAATCGGTATCAGACTCAATGGAAAAAATTGTGTCTCGATTCCGATTTTGAATTACTTTCGATTCCATTCTATTATGTTACATTCTATTCTTTTACCGATAGAATTTTAATGTTAGGCCATGCGATTTGATTTCCGATATTTTTTCGATTACACCATCTTCTTCAGATATATCTAGTAAGTAGCTCTTTACTTCTCCGTTTGTTTTTGCCATGCTAATAGCGCATACTCCATTGAGTTTGCCTTTCCAAAAGAAAAGTGTTGAACTTTTATAATCTGACCCATCGTTCCACGTAATTTTGTAATATTTAACGCAACCGCCCGAATGATAGGGTAGATCTGCAGTATTAACGGAAGATATCAGTTCGCTTCCATTTCTAAGTTCTGCTCGTAAAATACTAGTTGGGTAAGTGGTCAAATCAGCTGTACAAACATAACCTGGTGGTAGAATCCCCATACACTGATTGAGTTTTTCTTGATCTTCTGCCTCTTTAGCGAGAGTGATCAGTGAGAGAGGAATTATCCCTAAATCTGTCCTTGTTTCTTTGCAGGAAACCATAATGCAAGTTGCGAAAAATGTAAGGATTAGGAACGGTAGAAATGATTTGATATATTGCATTTGATTTTTCATGATTTTAAATTAACTCCTGTTATAGTACCGATGCAAAATAAAAACTACGAATATCCGTTTGTCCCGCAGAATCCGTAACTCTTATGAGAAAAGTCCAGCCAGGACCAAACCACCATGTCGGTTCCCCAATCAATCGGCCAGAATTTGAATTTAACCATGAATTTGTAGGTAAACCACCTTCATACGTCCAATAGTAGGGTGGAGTTCCACCTGATGCAACAAATTGAAAGTCCCAGGGTAAAAACCAGCGGCCTGCAGGGCATGGGTTTTGGTCAATGGCCCCGCAGTCTGCAGCGATATTGGGCCTTTGTGGTGGAGGGACTAATGCTGCTAGAGTGGCACCAATATTGATTCGTCCGCATCCAAAATACTCTCTGTCCGTATCCGGATTTCCACTTTGGGTAAGCCGTGTGGCCTGACTACACATAGCTTTTAAAATATCTTTGGGATGGTAGTTGGAATCAACAGAGAGAATGAGTGCGGCAAGACCTGAAACCATTGGGGCAGCCATAGAAGTTCCTGTCTTAAAAATATAACTACCGTTTGTCGAAGTAGATAAAATGAAACTACCTGGTGCGGCAATATCTACTTTTCCAAAATTTGAATCTGGATACCTAAATCCAAAAGAATTTGATGTATCTAAATTCCCTACCGAAATAACTTCATTAAAAGATGTTGGAAATGCGCCTTGATTTTGCGGGTTGCCTGGGTAAGGTGCAATCCTTCTATTATCATTTCCTGATGATGCAACCATTACGACTCGCTTTGCCTCACCATAACGAACAGTATCTCTTGATAAAGAATATGTGTGAACTCTTACAAGACATGCCCATTGGCAATATTCATAACCATATCCACCTAAACTCATGTTAATTACTTTAGCTCCACCGTTAATTGCATCTAATATTCCATATGCGATTAGTCGATCGCTTGATATTGCAACCATCCTTGCATTCGGATAGAAAACATTAATAGAAATGATTGGGTTCGACCAAGTGATCCCTGCAATTCCTACTCCATTGTTTGTCGCAGCCCCAATGGTTCCGGCAACGTGCGTTCCATGATCCCATCCATTGGCTCCATTGAATAAAGGCCTGGAAACTTCCCTATGAGCGACACATTCATAAGGAAAGATGCCGAAATGATAACAAATAGCAGGTTCAAATGATCTATTTTGGATGATCTTTCCAACTAAATCTGGATGGGTATCATCAATTCCAGAATCAATGACTGCAATCTTGACTCCTACAGATCCCGTCGTAATATTCCAACCATTGTAAGCATTGATTGCTGTTAGATAAGCACTTTGAAACTTCGAACAAAAAAAACAACTCGTATTAGCCTCAGGATCATTTGGAATGGCATCAGTTTCAGATTTTGTATTTGTCGTCACCCATTCAACTTCTGGTATGTTTGCGAGAGCAAAGTTTACTTGCAGTAGATCAACTTTTGCTTCAAAAATTAGAAAATAAGTTCGATTGAGTCCAATTAGCTCTGCTGTTTCTGAATCAACATTTGTATCTTCTGTCACAAATGGTAGTATAGATAACAAAGAATGTTGATCGAGGACCGAGTCAATTTCTTTGATGCCTACTTTTTTAGAATCTAAATTTTCAATCGGATTTTTTAGTTTGAGAATGAGAATACCTGGTGTGTAAGGAAGTTCAAATGTTGCTTTCGAAAGTTCGCAAATTTGATTGGAAAGGATAAATGAATTTGTTGAAGAATCAAATTGCAATTGGCTGAGATCAAAATTGATTTTGAGGTTTGTTGTTAGTCCGGTGAATACTTCAAACTGTCCCTTAATCTCAAATCCAGTTCCTTCCGATAATCGGAATCCAAAACTTTCGCCATTGATCAGTGCGTTCCCTTGGTCAGGTTCTAAAAGGATTTGAATCGATTTGTAAATTCCTTTAGGGATTTGTGGGAGAGATGCGATTCCTGGGGTCTCAATGCCAAATTTAAAAATGTCAACCTTCTTAGAAATAAAATTAGTTTCAATCGTGTTTCCACTATCAGAAATCAAAACGATCTTTTTGATTTTGATTTCAAGTTGATTTGGTATGATTTTCCCAATAGATGGAACGGCATTACGATAAAGAATATCTGCATTTGGTAAATTTGTATAAGAACCCAAAATTCCCAATTTACCTTCTTGCTGACCACCAGGGTTGATCTGGTATTCACCAGATTTTATTTTTTCAACAACGATACTTGCCTGAATTTCCCCCCCCCCCATCTTGGATAGGACTAGTAATGGGATCTAACGAGTTAGTGGGAGGAGGTGAATAGAAAATAGAAGT encodes:
- a CDS encoding malate:quinone oxidoreductase; protein product: MKEKDTVRTKSDVILIGAGIMSATLGLLLKELNPHLTITVLERLDAAARESSNAWNNAGTGHSAFCELNYTVENEDGSIQTKKALQIAESFEISKEFWSYLSGIKQIIDPEDFIHSVPHYSFVWGDENVRFLEKRYSALNQYELFKGLTYTEDRQTIAQWLPLVMKGRDPYEKVAATRMDLGTDVNFGTLTRSMFRYLESFSDVHVHYFEDVKDLERSENGNWHLTSHNLQTHEKEHHEAKFVFIGAGGGSLPLLEKSDIPEAEGFGGFPVSGQWLRCKNRNIIKEHFAKVYGKANVGSPPMSVPHLDTRIIEGKKELLFGPYAGFTTKFLKKGSYLDLVKSLEFDNIFPMLSAGMHNLPLTKYLISQAIQSHEDRIEALKEYFPEVKSEDWELVVAGQRVQVIKKDEEEGGVLEFGTEVVSAKDGTLAALLGASPGASTSVSIMLEVLSDCFPEQMKSIEWKEKLKQMIPSFGESMKDNPNLCIESRKRTETFLNLKMLVT
- a CDS encoding metallophosphoesterase, which produces MKVFFLFLSVLTSLLGFIYYYSTFRLISGLSLVGPVVTVILIGIGALVLLVPITYIFSRVSKREKTQTFFAYVSFTNFGFFSILFTLVLFMDLLRVVDLGIVSEYSQLLFTTLLRFGFPIDGITEVKNFSLAFSTIVIATALSSLGFYNAHVRLRYKHTKIKDKNLHSDLKGFKIVQISDVHIGPTIKEKFLRRVVAKINVQTPDVVVITGDLVDGPAATLKHHLKPLADIKSKYGTFYVTGNHEYYSGVLPWLPEIEALGIRVLLNENQIINIGSAKLLMAGVTDLTAGSMIKSHQTNPKRAMLGGENSDYKILLAHQPNSVYEANKIGFDLQISGHTHGGQFFPGNILIYFAQKFVAGLHDYKGTKIYVSRGTGYWGPPFRLGAPSEISVLELQSLD
- a CDS encoding methyl-accepting chemotaxis protein is translated as MTENQLIRKLTFAIEAPLYLLIFPYFINFCLFASSFDTETLIKLAILGTLLSLIPLVVGITLRNRRLKHLLSYSQITDIETLSNLKKGLLEHPHWEGKVILIRWTVSIFGFSLLSISVLGLPSREIFALPYACVMLVPIIYLAFYFQTEVYLSSVLKNKVFASIHLDESKFRIFGVFQRNLFTMLAVALLPILTFGYYLFLLIATDFRSPYWVYQMPIVSIMMVVIMIYSAYVGSKSLKEDIGNLNLSIEKLSNGELADTIPQLSATNLSHTIAKLNLFMDSLRVYFQTAKREAVSLSQTSKIILDKGVVIDSQVVSEKNKIDSTFDSVNQIQSLSKSTFERVLTQKEKTNFLAKELTSVTIEMTNLSKKADELSQNTIHSIGTVNLAKDAIQSAYEKVEQMNQMSENIKSAISIVEDISDRVNLLSLNASIEAARAGSMGRGFAVVASEVSRLADETAKNIEEIKRVVKLSQVASKESLESMKEIIKTNEDVKTKFEEISEVVQMFGRTSETSSENVKSLKEMVGEFQMDAEKITSEMELQTIYTENSNSNLQELWENHSRISTTFAQISEEANRLQSVSDSMEKIVSRFRF
- a CDS encoding S8 family peptidase, with product MGGGEIQASIVVEKIKSGEYQINPGGQQEGKLGILGSYTNLPNADILYRNAVPSIGKIIPNQLEIKIKKIVLISDSGNTIETNFISKKVDIFKFGIETPGIASLPQIPKGIYKSIQILLEPDQGNALINGESFGFRLSEGTGFEIKGQFEVFTGLTTNLKINFDLSQLQFDSSTNSFILSNQICELSKATFELPYTPGILILKLKNPIENLDSKKVGIKEIDSVLDQHSLLSILPFVTEDTNVDSETAELIGLNRTYFLIFEAKVDLLQVNFALANIPEVEWVTTNTKSETDAIPNDPEANTSCFFCSKFQSAYLTAINAYNGWNITTGSVGVKIAVIDSGIDDTHPDLVGKIIQNRSFEPAICYHFGIFPYECVAHREVSRPLFNGANGWDHGTHVAGTIGAATNNGVGIAGITWSNPIISINVFYPNARMVAISSDRLIAYGILDAINGGAKVINMSLGGYGYEYCQWACLVRVHTYSLSRDTVRYGEAKRVVMVASSGNDNRRIAPYPGNPQNQGAFPTSFNEVISVGNLDTSNSFGFRYPDSNFGKVDIAAPGSFILSTSTNGSYIFKTGTSMAAPMVSGLAALILSVDSNYHPKDILKAMCSQATRLTQSGNPDTDREYFGCGRINIGATLAALVPPPQRPNIAADCGAIDQNPCPAGRWFLPWDFQFVASGGTPPYYWTYEGGLPTNSWLNSNSGRLIGEPTWWFGPGWTFLIRVTDSAGQTDIRSFYFASVL